ctgcacaaacacatttaagTATTCTACTTCGGTTTTCTTATCATTTTTCCTCAAGTATTTAAGGTTTTCTCCTTTTCTTATCTTATAAGAAATTCCGTTGCATAAACAACCTTAGCCTAAATAACCACATGAGGTTCGGTTCGCCaggcaaaatgtaaaaaaaaaaactttattttggtgccctgatgacagtcaggataatATCTAACTACCTAGCTAGTATTGTTCAATTCATGTCTATATATGGCTTTACTGATGAATGGATAAATGTCACCGAAAATTATTAAGGTAAGATAAGATCATAAGCTTGGGTTGCAGACTACGGCAGCAAGCAACAACTATGTCCGTTGAACgtaggggagaaccgccacaattgtaacacttttttatttttccaattCAAAGTCGATTTACACAAAGACGATAGACTTGAGCGATATGAAATTTGACCAGAACAGAGTCGTACATGTCTACTCCATGAAAGTTGAAAcagaatttaaaaaatatgttatagtttgtcaataatttaacttaacagcgacatgtacctttgttacaaccttgACGCAGCCATAAAAAAGTGCGGTACAGTTGTAACAGTATAGCATAATGAATCTAACAGTGCTAAAATCGTGAATCCTATAACATATTTTACCACAAAACACTGCCAGGTTAAACAAAGAGCATCTGTTTTCATataaaatgaacaaaaaaagtCGAAATGTATGACTGTTACAGCTAATTTATTGCATTATTGATTAGCCATTGCAGACCATTATGTTACTGTGTTATGCTAGCTCACAATAACCTTTAAATATGCTTATTTTGGCCATATCCACTTGATAAAACCAGTAAATATAGTtaataaactgcttatttcttacatgtctGAAGCATTTGGTCCAACAGTGTGTATAATCCATAACTCGCAATGAGAATGTTCGCGCATGCGCAATAAAATCAGttcattttgagagagacgaagtcccgccccttccgtttgcctccatgggacctgtCTTTCAAAAcaatttgaacggcagtctatggcgaaaaagaaattattttctggtcccggttgacttgtgccttgaattacccatatgatgtttgtcaattttaaagacaaattttcatgtaaagacatttgcagtttgtttcgtaactattgaattacaacattgtgaaagatcgtaattccaacgactacaaacccatcagtcgcgctagtgacgttagctcattcacagccacactagattgtacaagcataccagcaacatgtcgtaaggccatccttaaaaatatttttgtttgcagtaacagccaaaaaataaataaaaatggatcggtaggtaggtcaatatttttttttatcaagattcaaagtaaaaaaaaaagtacaattttggtcatggtgattacgtaggaatgaatttacacaaatgtgcatatcgtgacgtaactgactgggtcttcaacccgtaccttcaggcgcaccattgcaaacctcattctgatgcaggttatatagaccagcctttctcaaacttctttgacctgaggcccggtcatggcagactttggggtcatagggctcatctacatgtacccagaaagaaggctacaatagctcttggctacgttatattgaaatttgactataggcctacaatactcaatgctatacagtgtattatacagtctctgctctgtttctaaggaagttccaaaaaacaacgtcgttctattaaggttcgttaaataaataaatagccttccaacaggttgaagcggagctttgataccaacgttatcgattagtttcagtttctctcacgcagacgcgcattgaatgaatgctcataccaccacttaattgtagggctccatgtttaatgacatcgatagcagaaacgtttgttttattttttcgtcgatccgcggtttcttgatcaactgcgcagcaaattatcaaatGAAGCACCGGGCCAAATTTCACTCCGCGGACCAGTattctccatgttgcggacccatattttgagaaatgctaaatagaccacaaccaatttctatactccgacacggtcaccgttagactacggggggagaagggatgagaaaagatctggccacagttcttccagaacttcatGCCAAGTAAAAGcattatcagtttgtgtgaatgaaacgaagcgtaggccatagtgtgacatgcgtaaaaccaatggtgtagagatgacgccacagggttttatttaagtgagccacgtttgcatgtaggcaatttatattcacaatacttgggcctactaaaagaaatattattttattgcatttgtattggttgtttagagtaaaaaaaacaatcggtcagtattaacgcaagtttacaaccagcaagtcggtcggactaaaaggggaaaaaaataaatatttgggtcggttctaaattgacagggtcggtcgggttacggcaaacgaaaatatttttaaggatggcctaattgggctttccttgccgaagaaaataccatgagtcagaggattaaacacatcaggtaagttgtattcgtccatagactgtacattacatactgttatagtgttaatttcgtcagacgagacgagaggaaatatgttcgtcaacgaccttttttttttcatgactaagacgagacaatgacgagacggcagtaatgtcctgaaacactgactaagactatcttaagatgcattattgttgacgaaaaaagacgagactaaaatgttttgcatgaaataaaaactaagataaaatctctcttcattttcgtctacaaaatgagaagacagaatatctagctgttatgttttcaaaatatttcgaatgagttcatacgcaacagctttcctgtaggctagtctacgtgctgttgctgcaaccctgtggctgcaacacaaaactacatggaacaagaacacccagaagttgaagcttctctcatacaaattaacatcccccagaatgtccatacgaaaatgtgtGATTACGAaaatcatgtaatgtcaactaattaactagttagactgatgatgcaaagtttgctagcaagtaaggtaatatggaaagttcgctagcaagttagctatggctaagatggagagtctgtttggggaatgtgttgtgtttgggcccatatcgccatctagccaggcggagtaaaacattaatactttggcctatgacagtgtttctcaaactttttcagtttcaggaccacttaactaaccctagctaaaaaaaaaaaagattagacctacttcaacagtagcctataattagtctacacaataggcctactcactgaaccaccttgcttattgtctttgcactttgcttattgtgtggattcatactgtatgatttaaactggcatatcttacatagacagtgttgcagaactgtttttacatacaagttggttcaatattgcaaacaactcatctatattatattttaccacgtctgctcgcggactacttgggatagcttgcggaccaccagtgatccccggaccacactttgagaaacactggtctacgaatatgacagtggtcccatcaaatcttttactgtctatggtcaaatcccagccgagctataactgtagctcgacttacctgtgcatgtaaacatactgactgacaaaaaatcagaatgagtaattataacagacgagtagccctgtggacacacaatattgttggaaaattgagatgtgtgaaacactatttgactcaaatggtaatcagaaataatttgttataaaaaaaagactaaaatgtgttgactaaaactgactaagactactgtaagatacctttagttttcttttgactaaaactagactaaaatgacgagacttttagtcgaataaaacttgactaacaaaaatgatatttgaatgactaaatatgacaaagactaaaaaggacattttgtcATATCTAGATTGTGctaatattaaatattaaattgtaCTATGTGTTTCGTGCAGTGACGTGAtccttttaaatatatttttttatattttcccGTGATGTGGTAGTGATATAgtgactttgcactttgaaaATTTGGTTAGTAATTTGTTCGCCTCTCAATTGTTCACAAGTTGTCTAtctcttatttatttttttccacactcacactcatacacactctatctctttcGCTCCGTAACCTGACACTTGGTAAGTTATTTTACTCACAGCATGATGCCACAACAATACATTTCACCAGTGTCAGTTCCACTTAACTCAGACTGTTTCTTTTCTCCCAAAACGGCTGGACAATGATACAAATTAATGTCTCACTCACACTTTTAACGATCTTTCGTTAAATTCCCAGTTGACCAagtcaacaaaaaaacataggtGGAAACCCTATCCCACTTTTCAAATACTGCACAACCAAAACACCCCACTCTGGTGATTTCGTCTCCTTTCCGTATCACTGTAGCACTAAGTTTAGTCCTAGGCCATTAAACTAAACAAAGACCGTTGAGAAACAACCACACAGTTCACTCAGCAAAATAATGACTCCTGTTTTCTCATTGGCAcattggaccaaaaaataattgttatctctccgttaactcccgttcatatttttttgaaagatgtaGAAGGGCGTGACTTCGGCTCTCTATTCGTTTGTGTCTCATGACGTCACTGTAGCTTTACGCCGCCATCTTTACGACCGATTTGGGCAGCTCAGCCGCCCAGTGGTCGGTCACACAACAGCTGACCGTCTGACAGCTAACAGCTGATAACCCACCACAAACTGCTCCCATAAAGTCACAAGCGCCTCGTTTCCCTTCCCTTCATGTTCTTTCAATGAGTATAAACCATGGAGTGTATAAAATACGTATAAACACATCTTACGTAAGATGTGGCCTTTGGGACAGGCCAAAGTGCAGACAGTCACTGAATACTAATGTGATGCTTCGATCATGTTTAAAGTAAATGGCTGTTGAAAACttgcaatacaaaaaaatgTTGCCTCAATGTTGAATTTATTGTGATCGTAACATGAAGAAATCCATGAGCTCATAACTTAGACCAACCTTTCACGGCTTTGTATTTGTTGGGGGTGAGGGGAGGTTTGGCAACCGCCCCGGCCGTTTTCAGGCGGTTGCACACCCTCCCCTCTGTGGACCTGCCTCTGAGCACCTCAGACCCCCACACTGCCACCGCCAGGTCCTTGCAGAAGCGGGAGTCTGACTTTGAGGCCTTGAGCCAGTCCCAGACTCCCGCTTCGAGCAAGACCCCTGCACCAATATTAACCTGGAAAGACATTAGGTCTGAGTGAACGTCTTTGATCATTATGTCACAGATAGGGATGAGAATTGAAAGCAGGTTCATGTTGAATTGAAAATGGAATATGAATAATTGAAATCGTATCAATTCCCATCACTAGCTAGTGGTACAAGGAGTCAGTGTACAGGTTGTGTAACGGCAAAAATGTGTTGTCCCCTGGAAATATCAATTTTGAAACAACTGACAGTATTTTTTTGACAACCATTATTGCACAGACTACTTTAAGTTGGATAACAGTTTCAAGTGAATTTGATTTGAATGTACCTTGCCATCCTCTGCAGCTGGGGGCAGAGCCTCCGATGGCTGAGGGGCATGTGGCCGAGGAGTAGGACGTGGTGTTGAGGCTGTGGAggataatgaaaataaatacagCTTTTAGGCCGATTCACATTATTCCTTCAATTCTAATTGGTCTATACAGTCAAAAATGAGAGGGGCATTATCAGCCAGAGCATCTCTGACTGTTAATCAGTATGCAATCAACATTATGAACTTGAGTGCTGTATTGGGTATTTCTGCacttttgtgtttgtctttatCCAATACGTTTTCACTCACCCTCACTACCTCCTCCTAAGATTTGAGACGTGCAGGCATGTACGTCCCGAATGGCACTGTACAGCCTGCACGTCTCTTCGTCCTTCTTGGCGAGTTTCCTCTCCAGCTCACTGCACCTAAAAAGAAAATCATGTCAATTTAAACCAACCCAAACCAATTGCTACCATTTCTCAGAAAGTTGTGGTTGGATatgaaaaatatgtttgtaccTCTGCCGAAGGCGTGCATTTTCCAGTTTTAAGGCTTTATTGGCCTTAAGAGCCTCCTCGTATCTATCTGAAAACTGAATGTAAAAGGTCTATTGTAATTGCAATTACTTTAAGGACAAGTTATTTTTAATGCTATAAGGGTATGAAAAAGTTGATTCTACATAAAGTTGATTCTAGTAACTGCTTTCAAAGCCCACTTTCTACATGCAGATTTCCTTACCTCATCCTCCAGGGTGACCAAAACATcctataaacaaaaaaaaatagcacAATAAATAAAGGTGAAATTAATTTGAGAGCCAATAAAGACTATGAATTCGATGAGTGTAGGCGTGACAGTTAGTTGAATgcacaataccccccccccaaaaaaaaacaaaaacacaggtacacacacacacaatcttaccATAGACGGTGTTGATTGGGAGGTCTATTGTAATTACAATTGGTACAAGTACAAGTAATAAGTTATTTTTAATGCTATAAATGTATTACCTCATCCTCCGAGGTGACCAAAAAATCCtataaacaaaaaaatagtACGATAAATCAAGGTGAAATTAATTTGAGAGACAATTAagacaacatacagtacacacaaggaATCTTACCACAGTCGTagatgtgtgtggctgtgcttctGCAGGGGGGAAGCACCtttttttaaatggagatgtggTGTCCCTGACCTGTGGACACATAGGCTTGATTAGTACACAGAGGCCAATTATATTAAATTACATTACACTTAGCTGACACTTTAGCAACTTGTCAGTCATTACAGGGTATTGGttgcaacatacagtacacacaaggaATCTTACCACAGTCGTagatgtgtgtggctgtgcttctGCAGGGGGGaagctctttttttttaaagtagagGCGGTGTCCCTGACCTGTGGACACATAGTCTTGATTAGTACACAGAGGccaattatattacattacattacattacacttaGCTGACACTTTAGCAACTTGTCAGTCATTACAGGGTATTGGttgcaacatacagtacacacacaaggaaTCTTACCACAGTCGTagatgtgtgtggctgtgcttctGCAGGGGGGAagctcttttttttaaaagtagaGGTGGTGTCCCTGACCTGTGGACACATAGGCTTGATTAGTACAAAGAGGCCAAttctattacattacattacaattagCAGACACTAACTAGCTGACATGGTATAACGCGACAAACTGTAGCTCTAGCTATATTGGTCCATTCCTAAAATGGCTTGGATAGCTAGCTGCGCCATTATATTTACGGAACAAAATCTCGGATGAAGTTATGTCCACTATTGTGGACGTTTTGACTGATGTAAcgtagtaggctataggcctagcttTGATCATTTGTAATTGGCTACAGAAAGACTTTGTTACAGTATTACCAACCAACTTTATTACTCACCAGATATTAGCAGTATCTGGGCTTGGTAGTACGCCCCATTGGTACACAGCACCCACCACGTACTTTTGGGGTTGACTTTGTTGAACACAAAATCTTTGATGGAGGTCGTTGGGACAATTGTCCTATAGTTGTCTTCTAAAAACCTTACATAGgcaaacattttgaaaagataATGAGCCGAGGTGACGGCACCGGAGTTGTTGCTGTAGCGGAGTTTTAACTGTAACCGTTTCTGATAGAACGTTCAGAATAATAATAGTTTTAGAAGCGCGTGCTTACAGAACTGGAGTTTTGAACGCGTTCGGTCAGTGAACCAAATCAAAAACATTTTAGCCTATTATCACCAATGAaaaatgttattgttattattattagagtgcatgaaaatgcaatctactgttatccgatttcttcttattatagtgcatgaaaatgcactgttattCCAAAAGTCCAAACCCATAGACTTTATGGAAGCAATGTAGGCATATTTCCTGTTTAATTTTTTGTATTTCTATCCTAGAAATGACCGCAACTAAGAGTGGGTACAAAAAGTTTTTGGAGCCACAGAGGGGGTCCTCCATCCCCAGGAATTCGAGGTGGAGACAGACAAAAAGGAAGGACTCTACAGACCAGACCAAGGTAGGCCTAAGTGCAGATGACTTTCTGATGACCCTAATTGTGCTGCATTTGAGTAATTGCAATATGACATAGGCTATGTATAAAAATTAGCTACACTCTAAATTTAACTCTAAACACACCTTTTTGGTAACACACTTCACAGTTTGTTTGTATAGGGCCCATAGATAGACCTATGTTTTGGTCTTTGCCTTACTTGTCTTGCTTTACAGGGAAACAGTTCGCAGGGAAACAGTTTGCAAACATGCCCAGAAGACATGGAATTGACTGACGCAGAGGAATTTGAAGAAAATGGCAGTTACTTTGATAATGCTACACCAGAAGTAAGTCCTGTGTACCTGAAAATGCTCCTCAGTCATCTGGTACTGTAGAAATGTAAAGTACGCCTAAATCACTGTTACACTAACTTCAAAAATCCTGAAGACATCATTCACAACATTGGCAAGAGGACATGGAATTAAGTGGCGCCCAGTCAAATGTAGGTTGACTGTACACATATTTGTCCATGTTCTTTTGATATCATTCACATCAATTGAATTGGGCCTAATTGTTATCCACTGATTTTACTGACAGGAATTTGAGGATGATGACAGTCACAATGATGCTAGAACAGAAGTAAGTCCTGTgcatagataggcctacacaacacTAGTCAGTAGTTGTCATCCAGTCTTATGGCATGGCCAGCCTGTACTGTATGAATGGCATTCTATACTGTAAAGTGTCCTTGGGTACCTTGAAAGGCACTACAAATAAaatttattattacagtgcatgaaaatgcactgtactgttcttcctaggcttcttattcttctgattcttattcttcttctaacgcacttaatgcagcttcaaccgtttaacgtagaaacttcattcaaactatgtcacgtaggtcttacttaggacatgggtgctatgtatttttcagctttgtaacttttatactttttaaactattaattaaaaactaatcaaaatttccccattgacttaacattatgattatgacatcacaatacggccgttaagcaattagaatcctatggcaggtgtttgggccacctggatcaactgccagtctcaggctttaagcatacaaactggccctattaagactacacatcctgttcaactgcttcctctgcctaaaactgtttcaaaataaaagtactcactacaatatttcactgttaaacaatttaaccctttaaactactgaactttttaactgttcagccattgtaactgttacttatcatcaactatgactcctacccactgtagctagttagcatggttagcatagttagcatgctagttagcatttttagcaaaactgctaaaaatgattagctaagttagctaagtaacgtggttagcatagttagcatgctagcgtgttagcatgctagttagcatttttagcaaaactattaaaaatgattagctaagtaacgtggttagcatagttagcatgctagcatgttagcatgctagttagcatttttagcaaaactgttaaaaatgattagctaagttagctaagtaacatagttagcatgctagcatgctaattagcatttttagcaaaaaaacttggttaacattattatctttgataacatagtagcataactgctagcaaacattagggccattccaactgtcagttatcgtcaattatctacctaaataatttaactatttaaattatccacctatttaaccgttcaatcattccaactatattaaaccttatctaccaagtaaatcatttacctatataaactatccacctatttaactgttcagtcatgccaactatattaaacctcatctacctagcaaccaatatagtttgtttttactctgtatgatatttgacatcatattttttgcattttcatgcactgtatttccttcaggaaatgcttttctagttattattattattatcatccaTCTTCATACAGGAAAAGTAGGCTATGTTCATTCCCTAGCAAGCTTCTCTATTCAACTGGGGTGCcgggaacaaaacaaaacatcacaaTCTAACCACTTCATTTGAATTAATGGAATGTTATCTACTGTTGACAGGAATTTGAACAAGATGGCAGTTATGACACAGACAATG
The sequence above is a segment of the Alosa sapidissima isolate fAloSap1 chromosome 2, fAloSap1.pri, whole genome shotgun sequence genome. Coding sequences within it:
- the LOC121688574 gene encoding BEN domain-containing protein 5-like, giving the protein MTEEHFQVRDTTSTFKKKSFPPAEAQPHTSTTVVRDTASTLKKKSFPPAEAQPHTSTTVVRDTTSPFKKRCFPPAEAQPHTSTTVDFLVTSEDEDVLVTLEDEFSDRYEEALKANKALKLENARLRQRCSELERKLAKKDEETCRLYSAIRDVHACTSQILGGGSEASTPRPTPRPHAPQPSEALPPAAEDGKVNIGAGVLLEAGVWDWLKASKSDSRFCKDLAVAVWGSEVLRGRSTEGRVCNRLKTAGAVAKPPLTPNKYKAVKGWSKL